The Anolis carolinensis isolate JA03-04 chromosome 2, rAnoCar3.1.pri, whole genome shotgun sequence genome has a window encoding:
- the LOC100562411 gene encoding keratin, type II microfibrillar, component 7C has product MDNSRGLNMDCVMEVYRRQFEEISSRSRAEAEAWCRCQLHGSFDREQNNYSHSLWHFPAIFFSLVPQYQELKTTAAKHCDNLRHVKEELSEITRVVHRLESEVSNVKAQCTKLEEEVAAAEERGGIAVKDARCKLVELEDALHKAKQDMACQLREYQDLMNMKMGLDIEITTYKKLLDGEELRMGDGDCAVNISVRRSQGAVVGGSDPRPPCGPHVLCGPNKRTVTTCGPSRERCIDTMLPCTAAHCMNTCSPSGDLCSLPRGFSCESGKCSNIKCVTSIGPYGQRY; this is encoded by the exons ATGGACAATAGCCGAGGTCTGAATATGGATTGTGTTATGGAGGTATACAGGCGTCAGTTTGAAGAAATCTCCTCCAGGAGCCGGGCTGAAGCTGAAGCATGGTGCCGTTGTCAG CTGCATGGGAGCTTTGACAGGGAACAGAATAATTATTCACACAGTCTCTGGCATTTCCCAGCAATATTCTTTTCTCTTGTGCCTCAGTATCAGGAGCTGAAAACTACCGCTGCCAAACACTGTGACAACCTACGTCATGTCAAGGAAGAACTTAGTGAGATAACAAGAGTTGTTCACAGGCTGGAGTCAGAAGTTTCAAATGTCAAAGCCCAG TGTACCAAGCTAGAAGAAGAGGTGGCTGCTGCCGAGGAACGTGGAGGCATTGCTGTGAAAGATGCCAGGTGCAAACTAGTTGAGCTGGAAGATGCCCTACATAAGGCTAAGCAGGATATGGCTTGCCAACTACGGGAGTATCAGGATCTAATGAACATGAAAATGGGCTTGGATATAGAGATCACTACATACAAGAAGCTGCTGGATGGAGAGGAACTAAG GATGGGTGATGGAGACTGTGCTGTGAACATCT CTGTACGAAGGAGCCAGGGTGCAGTTGTAGGTGGCTCTGATCCACGGCCTCCATGTGGACCTCATGTGTTATGTGGACCCAACAAAAGAACTGTGACAACCTGTGGTCCAAGCAGAGAGAGGTGCATAGACACTATGCTGCCTTGTACTGCTGCTCACTGTATGAACACTTGTTCACCAAGTGGAGATCTGTGCTCTCTTCCAAGGGGGTTCAGCTGTGAGAGTGGAAAGTGCTCTAACATCAAATGTGTAACATCCATTGGCCCCTATGGACAAAGATACTAG